One genomic region from Pempheris klunzingeri isolate RE-2024b chromosome 4, fPemKlu1.hap1, whole genome shotgun sequence encodes:
- the abcf3 gene encoding ATP-binding cassette sub-family F member 3, producing MATYVDILKSEFPEIDAELFDYITGVLDSGGADFEDGEEVYEAVGEVLQEVSADSKNEDDVRDICLQMFNTLKLNNRHGAQKQVLLDAPVQLSQISADNGSAHEDVQGIWMMKRPQNTTVDAKKLEKAEAKLKAKHDRRNEKDSQKSSTPLVLEEASASQASSKKDNRVDQSGKNRSYDIRIENFDVSFGERCLLQGAELSLASGRRYGLVGRNGLGKTTLLKMLASRNLRVPAHISILHVEQEVAGDDTAALQSVLESDTLREELLAEEKRLNARIASGTADGMESVRLSEIYGKLEEIEADKAPARASVILAGLGFTPRMQQQTTKEFSGGWRMRLALARALFARPDLLLLDEPTNMLDVRAILWLENYLQTWQSTILVVSHDRNFLNAVVTDIVHLHSQRLDSYRGDYENFIKTKEDRLKNQHREYEAQLQYRQHIQVFIDRFRYNANRAAQVQSKLKLLERLPELKPIEKETEVTLRFPDNFEKLSPPILQLDEVEFFYSPDRQLFSGLNLSADLESRICIVGENGAGKSTILKLLMGELTPIGGVRQSHRNLKIGYFSQHHVDQLDLNVCSVELLLNRFPGRTEEEYRHQLGGYGITGELATRPVASLSGGQKSRVAFAQMTMPCPNFYILDEPTNHLDMETIEALAKALNKFKGGVILVSHDERLIRLVCKELWVCEGGKVQRIDGGFDEYRDILQEQFRKEGYL from the exons ATGGCGACGTACGTGGACATCCTGAAGAGCGAGTTTCCCGAGATCGACGCGGAGCTTTTCGACTACATCACAG gtGTTCTGGACAGCGGCGGAGCAGACTTCGAGGATGGCGAGGAGGTTTACGAAGCCGTCGGAGAGGTCCTGCAGGAAGTGTCTGCTGACAGTAAAAACGAGGACGACGTCAGAGACATCTGTCTCCAGATGTTCAACACCCTCAAACT gaaTAACCGTCATGGCGCTCAGAAACAGGTGCTGCTGGACGCTCCGGTTCAGCTCTCTCAGATCTCTGCAGACAACG GTTCTGCACACGAGGACGTTCAGGGCATCTGGATGATGAAACGTCCTCAGAACACA ACCGTGGACGCCAAGAAGCTGGAGAAGGCTGAGGCGAAGCTGAAGGCCAAACATGACCGCCGCAACGAGAAGGACTCGCAGAAGTCCTCCACCCCGCT AGTCCTGGAGGAGGCGTCGGCCAGTCAAGCCAGCAGCAAGAAGGACAACCGAGTGGACCAATCAGGGAAGAACCGCAGTTACGACATCCGGATCGAGAACTTTGACGTTTCGTTTGGAGAAAG GTGTTTGCTGCAGGGGGCGGAGCTGTCTCTGGCGTCGGGCCGGCGGTACGGTCTGGTCGGTCGGAACGGTTTGGGGAAGACGACGCTGCTGAAGATGCTGGCCAGTCGTAACCTGCGCGTCCCGGCTCACATCTCCATCCTTCACGTGGAGCAGGAAGTGGCAGGAGACGACACGGCGGCGCTGCAGAGCGTCCTGGAGAGCGACACGCTGAGAGAGGAGCTGCTCGCCGAGGAGAAGAGGCTCAACGCTCGCATCGCCAGCGGAAC TGCCGACGGGATGGAGAGCGTCCGGTTGTCTGAGATCTACGGCAAGCTGGAGGAGATCGAGGCTGACAAAGCTCCGGCACG GGCCTCCGTCATCCTGGCCGGTCTCGGGTTCACTCCCAGAATGCAACAGCAGACCACCAA ggagttttctggaggatggaggatgaggTTGGCGTTGGCCAGAGCTCTGTTTGCCCG gccggacctgctgctgctggacg AGCCGACCAACATGCTGGATGTCAGAGCCATTCTGTGGCTGGAGAACTACCTGCAG ACGTGGCAGTCCACCATCTTGGTCGTGTCCCACGACAGAAACTTCCTGAACGCCGTGGTAACAGACATCGTCCACCTGCACTCCCAGAGGCTGGACAGTTACCGTGGCGACTACGAAAACTTCATTAAAACCAAGGAAGACAGACTGAAGAACCAACACAGAGAGTACGAGGCCCagctgcagtacagacagcacatACAG GTGTTCATCGACAGGTTCCGGTACAACGCCAACAGAGCGGCTCAGGTGCAGAGCAAACTGAAGCTGCTGGAGAGGCT ACCTGAACTGAAGCCCATCGAGAAAGAAACTGAGGTCACTTTAAG GTTTCCAGATAACTTTGAGAAGTTGTCCCCTCCCATCCTGCAGCTGGATGAAGTGGAGTTCTTCTACTCTCCGGACCGGCAGCTCTTCTCTGGACTCAACCTGTCGGCCGACCTCGAGTCTCGCATCTGCATC GTCGGTGAAAACGGCGCCGGTAAATCCACCATCCTCAAGCTGCTGATGGGCGAGCTGACGCCGATCGGCGGAGTCCGACAGTCTCACAG GAACCTGAAGATCGGTTACTTCAGTCAGCATCACGTGGATCAGCTGGACCTGAACGTCTgctctgtggagctgctgctcaacAGGTTCCCCG GGCGGACAGAGGAGGAGTACCGCCACCAGCTGGGAGGGTACGGCATCACCGGGGAGCTGGCCACCAGGCCGGTGGCCAGTCTGTCGGGAGGACAGAAGAGCCGGGTGGCCTTCGCTCAGATGACCATGCCATG TCCAAACTTCTACATCCTGGACGAGCCGACCAACCACCTGGACATGGAGACCATCGAGGCCCTGGCCAAAGCTCTCAACAAGTTCAAa GGCGGGGTCATCCTGGTGTCGCATGACGAGCGTCTGATCCGGTTGGTGTGTAAGGAGCTGTGGGTGTGTGAAGGCGGGAAAGTCCAACGAATCGACGGCGGCTTCGACGAGTACCGAGACATCCTGCAGGAGCAGTTCAGGAAGGAGGGTTACCTGTGA
- the LOC139200277 gene encoding uncharacterized protein, with protein sequence MQNRSTNQIIPVVRYHPTIQTGAQVQEAPQVDPRPNGGQKQSQGAQKHVWKPVQGPAQDPDPPRTPDRLSGGVPLRPDQVLGLGVKLDRPVVEKVEVLTRGQRTNPEWFSWRKNRITASVAHRIAHCRFVNGKSKTPPPSYLAAITGEARRVQTRAMTWGVQKEAMVVRQYQKLKSAALGCPVSVQDCGLFIDARRSWLAASPDGIVMDRRTGQWLLCLEVKCPYKHRQRRVEDACRDDPAFCLDMEDGDGRQPGEAPVYHLKKSHSYFTQIQCQLAVTGLQQADLVVFTLKETAIVPVTFDADLWEETASKLEVFYRAAVLPLVREKTQPDAAAAAAAALPPEL encoded by the exons ATGCAGAATCGGAGCACAAACCAGATTATTCCTGTGGTCCGGTATCACCCGACCATCCAGACCGGGGCCCAGGTCCAGGAGGCGCCTCAGGTTGATCCACGTCCTAATGGGGGACAAAAGCAAAGCCAGGGTGCTCAGAAGCATGTTTGGAAACCTGTTCAGGGACCTGCTCAGGATCCAGATCCTCCTCGGACACCAGACCGTCTCTCAGGCGGAGTCCCCCTCAGACCGGACCAGGTCCTGGGATTGGGGGTCAAGCTGGACCGACCGGTGGTGGAGAAAGTGGAGGTTCTGACCCGCGGACAGAGGACCAACCCAGAATGGTTCAGCTGGAGGAAGAACCGGATCACGGCCTCGGTGGCTCACCGCATCGCTCACTGCCGCTTCGTTAACGGGAAGAGCAaaaccccgcccccctcctaCCTGGCTGCCATCACAG GTGAGGCGCGGAGAGTCCAGACCAGAGCCATGACCTGGGGGGTCCAGAAGGAGGCCATGGTGGTCCGCCAGTATCAG AAGCTGAAGAGCGCTGCGTTGGGTTGTCCGGTCTCGGTTCAGGACTGCGGTCTGTTCATCGATGCTCGACGGTCCTGGTTGGCTGCGAGTCCTGACGGCATCGTGATGGACCGCCGGACCGGCCAATGGCTGCTCTGCCTGGAGGTGAAGTGTCCCTACAAGCACCGACAGAGACGAGTGGAGGACGCCTGCAGGGACGACCCCGCCTTCTGCCTGGACATGGAGGACGGGGACGGACGGCAGCCCGGAGAG gccccggTCTACCATCTGAAGAAGTCTCACAGTTACTTCACACAGATCCAGTGTCAGCTGGCGGTGACAGGTCTGCAGCAGGCCGACCTCGTCGTCTTCACCCTGAAGGAGACGGCCATCGTCCCGGTGACCTTTGACGCCGACCTTTGGGAGGAGACGGCGTCCAAACTGGAGGTGTTTTACAGGGCCGCCGTCCTGCCTCTCGTCAGGGAGAAGACGCAGCcggatgcagcagcagcagcagcagcagccctcccGCCAGAGCTGTAG